In the Hermetia illucens chromosome 1, iHerIll2.2.curated.20191125, whole genome shotgun sequence genome, GTGGAAAAACGGCACTTGAAGACGCTTTGCACTCTAACAACGAAATGGGAAAAGGAGATAATAATTTGGAAGAGGATCGAATTAAAGAATCCAATGATCAGCGAATTATTGAAGAATCTAAAAATCAACAAACTATTGAAGATTCTGACGATCAACTAGAGCTTCTCTCTGCAACTTCAAATCCGATAGGTGATTCAATGGGCAACGATAAAATTCCAAGTAATATTAGCTCAAACGAACATAAGGATTTGGACCCATTGCTATCAGAGATAAATGATGCCATTGGTGATGAGGCTACTGAGAAGGACAAAACAAAGGGAGAGTCATTGAAGTAGATCTTATATCTCTCGGTAGCCCTTGCGTTGACGAAAATAGTTCCGATCGAACAGTAAACCCTGCTAAACCACAAGAGGAAGAAATATTGAAGGATGAAACTCCCGCAGATATGCCGTTTTCAAACAATGCGCCTAAATGTGAAGAAAGGCCTGAAAGTGAAGATGATGATGTTGTTTTACTTGATGAGAACGATGAATATGAGGAGCAGAATAAAGAGTCGAAAGAGGAAAAAGTCGAATCTTGCGAAGATTTAATTAAGAATTCGGAAATTGAGactgataataaaaatgtttcAACAAGTAAACAAGACAGTAGTACCAAGGAATCTATCCAAAATACTGCTGTAGACAACGATGACGATGATGTCGTGTTGTTAGATGTCGATGATAAGTCCAATGAAGGCACTGAGCAACCTGTCAATGAGGAAGAAAAAAAGACGGAAGAATGTGGTAAGGATGAGCCCAttaaagaaaaagatgaaatttTGTCAACTACTATAAGCAATTCAAACAAAGAAGCGAATAACGAGGAGGAAGACGATGATGTAGTGCTTTTAGAGGAAGATATTGTTAACGATGACAAAGTCAAAGAGGAATCTAGCTCCGCGCCAACGAAAACGGAAGATGCCTCTCAATCTACGAAAGGGGAATCAGTAACATCAGGCGAAAACGCGGATGAGAAAAAACAGGAGAAATTTTTAGGGCTTGACAATTCTGATAATGCACAAGATAAATTCCCCGATGATTCAGCGGAAGGAGGTCAGGCCGAAGGAGAGACTGTAACTATTGATACAGATAATTTGCTCGAACAGGTAGCTTCACCACAAAACTCCCGCTCTAATGATCAATTTGATGATGAAGAAGCGAAGCAATCCGATACCGAAAGTAGTGAACTGTCCCAAGATATATCCAAGAAAATTACAATCGAATACGATAGCCAAAGCAAAGATATCTCCATAGAACCAGAAGAAGATGCAAGCAGTAAAGCCGTTTCAGATGAAATATAACAGTGAAAATAAAAGTATGAAGCGATCTCTAACGCCTGATGTAACGTTGCACGAAGTGAAAAAGGTGAAAATGGAAAAGGTGAACGTaaaaaaggaggaggaatgCAAAGAAACAATAATGAAGAACGTTGAAGATGTGAAACTAATTAATGAAATCGACAAAAAGAAAGCTGACTTGAATCTGGACTTTTTGAAAAGATTTAAAAATCCCTAGGAAAAATTACAAAATCCGATCTCGAAGAATTAGTTCTACAAAAAATCGTCGAAGCTATAATACATCGTAGCGAGCTTAGTGATATGCGTGAGCTTATTGAGAAACAGGAGAAATTAATTGCAACACATCGCACAAAAATTGCggaaatttcaaaacaattccGTGACTTAGAGATGGTTCACAACCGCGTCGTCAAGGACCTTgagatgaagaatcaacaaTTTATTATGCCAGTTAAAATCACACGAGCAGTTGGATTACAAGTCCTCATCCCGAAACGTTCCGAACATGCATCTAATTCGTCCTCGAAATCTATGCCCAGTACCCCTGCCACTCCAATATCTTCTAAAACAATTAATTCACCCGCCACACCAGCTGCACCTTCAAACGATAGTGCAAAACGTTCACGTACTAGTGAGGTGACGGCTCCAGAACCTGCAAAACGGATCCGTTGCAATCAAAAAGTGACACCTCTTCGACCTGATACGCCACAACGCACTATGCTGAATAATGCAAAAGTACCTCCAACTTTATCCCCTGCTACACCCACAAACTCAACACAATCTCAACAGTCAACACCGACTAATTCAAATAAACAGCCAATGGCATTTAAGACAGTTATACGTAACGTAGTTCCCTCTCAACAAGGGTTAACACCTCCACAAGGTGGAGGGACGCAGACGGCTTCACAGATTCAACTTGTGGAGCGAGTAACGCAAATTTCCAATAATAGTCAGGTGACGTCTAACACTGCCGCGAGGAAATCGGTGACGCCTAAACCAGGACAACAACAGCAAAATACAAGGTGAGTACGGAAGGAAATGCATATCTTTTAAtcattgcaaaaaaaatattgatatatacatataggAAATTCGCTAGAAATCGAATGATTGAATTGGAGATTTTTTGGGTTCTAGCGATCATATGAGGACTTTGATTTCTGAATAAATGATATCGTTCTTACAAAATAGGGGAACTCTACTTTCCTATTATGAAAAGGGGTATTTGTTCTCTGCCAGCGTATAAATATGGCAAAAGTTTAGTCAATTCGATATCAACATTCTTAAGATAGTTTCATCTCTTTCCTTAGACATGAATGCGCATATTTAAGTTAACCTTGTTAAATGATAGTAAGGATCACAGGGCGGCACCGTGATCTGATACACGGCTGGCGCAAATCCTGTAAAACGCCTCCTGTGTTCTTATATCGATAGCTCTGCTATCGAATCTTCGTGTTTTGCCATCAAAACAGCATACGGGGGAGGGTGAAGGCGAGCTTTCTGCGCCTTAAATCGACAAAAAAATCCAGACAGGCCCCCCTGGTTCAGTAGAGCTTCTCTACAGAGTATCCCCTGACAGCATTACCACCGTCGCGCTGTAAGAAACAAATTTGCTAGCGGCAAAGAGCGAGGAatcagagaattcggtgtcgTCTTTGTCATTAACAACACATTTAGGCAGCTGGTAACTGATTTCAAAACGATCAATGAACGAATCTGCTTAACCCGTCTCAAGATGAAGTTTCTTAATGTATGGTATATCAACTGCACCAACGGAGGACAAagatgatgtcattaaagacgaATTCTACACCCAAttggacagaatttttgacgggtTGCCCTCCAATGATATTGAATTATTATTGGGAGACTTCAACGCTAAAATTGGCAACGAACTGTTCCATAGACGCATAACAGGAGAGCAGAGCCTCTATAATGAACCAAACGACTTCGCCAGCAGCAAAAATTTAGTCGTAAGCTGCACTTACTTCGCCCATAAAAACATACATAAAATGACGTGCATATCACCAAACAGGTGGACATTCAATCAAATCGATCCCATCCTCTTCGAAAAAAGAGCTGACTCAAATATATTGGACGTGAGGACGTTACGAAGTGCTAACTGTGATTCCGCCCATTTCCTGGTTAGATAGAAATGTCGTTATCGAAAAAACCAAACGCAGCCATAGGAGCTGTACTCATAAAATCAACGTGGAAAAGTTGAAAGACGACACGGTCCAAATGGCTTACACATCCACAATCATTTCGACGCACTACCTTCTGCTGTGTGTGTAGTGCCGCAATGTGGTGATAAATTAGGGATGGTATTCAGAGTGGAGCTAAAAACACTCTTTGGTATGTATAACGGAAGAACCGTAACGAATGGTTTAATGATGAGTGGAAGCGATTAACAAGAAAAACGAAGCTTATCGACTACTAATCGAAAAACGAACCCGAGCCAGATAAGACAAGTATCATACAGGGCACAGGGCCGGACTGTCCCTGGCAGATGAAAAAACAGAACCGGTCTGAATAATGAACAGTAGAAATAACACGGACAAAGTGGAAGTCGGTAAATGTACGGTCCTCTCTAAGccagctatcaaatacctggcaAAAGTGGCCGAAACACTGCGCTTCTAACCTGAATTGTGAAATTCAGGTTGGTTTATCGACAGATTTCTTTAAAGGTCTGCTGTACTTTTAGAATTACatatgacgtcggataccagtcgactcagctgtgaatgagtatctgagtccaatcaggataataatctcgggcgagcgcaatgctgaccacattacctcctgcaatgttactgtagtgtactgttgcggtcttgaatgaagtgctctaattacatttcaaggccctgatccaatatcgattgttgcgccaacgattattatttccgagttatcacaatatcagcaaatgccggattttacctaatactagcactaagtgccaagcatttaggctcggacgatcctacctacttaaaaactaaagggacactgtggtagtggccggtggtagatcaATGGGAGAGTCCGTCGAGAATTCCCCGCAATATCgaccacgtatgcagaatggtgaacttctgcatggtttgaaccagactttgcgaaagtcccaggacatcaagggaagccgtgagggatttaggtacaatatctttagctgacaatattatggggactacaaccacccacccgagacgccaaatttctttgatttcccgaaccagtggcttatagttcaccttcttctccacgtatttccgtttgaTGTTCTATTATGGTGGATAGCATAATCAATAATATActcggagcgacccgtcttgtcaattaacagtacgtcgggcttgttgtgtggagtatggcgatcagtcagaacttgccggtaccaatacatgctgcaagcataactatcaagtactgcttgcggctcttaTCTgtaaaccagacatgttccCTTGatgagcccatgcttgtatgcaaggttttgatggataaccttacatacagcattatgactggtgatatattgcaccggtgccataacattacagccagaaatgagctggtccaacgtctctaacgccgaaccacacattctgcactggtcgttctccccccgttctttcatgatcagCTTTTTATAATCTCGGGTAATCTCggtaaatccctccgtctcagcaaagagctccccagcacacagccatctgttcgacaaatggctgccaaagacaattcacgtgtttaccgtgcattgccttcgacttccgttcatcaatccaCTCTTGGTCCGAGTTCAccgcactcagaggattgaaagatcgatccttcaagttaagtggagtcagcccacagacagccgcatgcaagggactcgcctgctctttgctgtaaaaataagtgcgcagcgggtcgacttggcgatgatgttgtgccgccacgtcaatcacgcccctacctccgatctcacgaggcaggttcatctactccacggcagactttgggtgatgcattcggaatttggacatagttgtccgtattcgccactggacgttttccagatcggccttcgtccacggcaatattccgaatgcatatagcgaatatattcaacgcgcttattttattcttctccgagagatgcgatttcagcaccagctttacacgtcgcagaaattattattattatctgataGGCAGGTTGGATGATCTCAGTCGATATTCTAACAAAATAAATGAGCTTGCTCTACCATTCAAGATCCATAGAGGGGTCGGTAGACG is a window encoding:
- the LOC119648793 gene encoding activating transcription factor 7-interacting protein 1, yielding MKRSLTPDVTLHEVKKVKMEKVNVKKEEECKETIMKNVEDKSLGKITKSDLEELVLQKIVEAIIHRSELSDMRELIEKQEKLIATHRTKIAEISKQFRDLEMVHNRVVKDLEMKNQQFIMPVKITRAVGLQVLIPKRSEHASNSSSKSMPSTPATPISSKTINSPATPAAPSNDSAKRSRTSEVTAPEPAKRIRCNQKVTPLRPDTPQRTMLNNAKVPPTLSPATPTNSTQSQQSTPTNSNKQPMAFKTVIRNVVPSQQGLTPPQGGGTQTASQIQLVERVTQISNNSQVTSNTAARKSVTPKPGQQQQNTSQKSTQNNFQTSPERPRVPPVILKKTTNGRSLTVANPQTNSPSQGTNTGSNTIPNKSVIDLTDEDDKPTVDSVNPPALVAIPQNSKPAAHTQAQNRVTTYVISKPQTQRVSTTQNGTIRASPKTSYVPIAPKPSAQATQAGLNQRATPTNTAAANSAAPKRASVPAPLPKPPNVPSNPLWKAPPSRPSIRINNIDTGIVISWTMDDMTADYAEVTSYQIYAYQESSAPPQVESWRHVGDVKAMLLPMAVTLTQFQEGQRYFFAVRAIDEHSRYGPFSMPKTWS
- the LOC119648713 gene encoding protein PFC0760c-like; the protein is MPFSNNAPKCEERPESEDDDVVLLDENDEYEEQNKESKEEKVESCEDLIKNSEIETDNKNVSTSKQDSSTKESIQNTAVDNDDDDVVLLDVDDKSNEGTEQPVNEEEKKTEECGKDEPIKEKDEILSTTISNSNKEANNEEEDDDVVLLEEDIVNDDKVKEESSSAPTKTEDASQSTKGESVTSGENADEKKQEKFLGLDNSDNAQDKFPDDSAEGGQAEGETVTIDTDNLLEQVASPQNSRSNDQFDDEEAKQSDTESSELSQDISKKITIEYDSQSKDISIEPEEDASSKAVSDEI